The genomic region GGTGGATCTCCTGAGAATGGCTTTGCAGGAGCATCTCGCAAATGCCGGAGACAGCGCCAAAGTTGCCGTCGATCTGGAACGGCGGATGCAGGTCGAAGAGATTGGGCGCGGTGCGCTGCGGCGTCAGCAGCATGGCGAGAAGCTTGTGCGCGTGGTCGCCGTCTTCCAGGCGCGCCCAGAGGTTGATCTTCCAGCCCATGCTCCAGCCGGTGGCGTCGTCCCCGCGGATCTCCAGCGACTTGCTCGCCGCCGCGAAGAGTTCGGGCGTTCCCCGGCGCGTGATCTGATGGCTCGGAAACAGGCCGTACAAGTGCGAGACGTGACGGTTATGCATGTCCGGCGATTCCATATCCCAATCGTCGAGCCATTCGCGCAGCTGCCCGGCCTTGCCGACCCGGTCCGGCGCGAGCCGCGCCCGCGTCGCCTTGACGCGGGCGGCGAAATCGGCGTCCTCCCCAAACAGCTCGGCGGCGGCGACGCAGGCGTCGAACAGGTCGCGCAGCAATTGATTGTCCATCGTCGGCCCGGCGCAGATGTAGCCCCCGGCGTGCGGGATCTCCGGCGAGACCGATGGGTTGGTGACCAGATATTGCTGGACAGGGTGCTCCACAAGCGTGTCCAAGAAGAACTCGGCGGCGCCCTTCATGATCGGGTAATGGCGCCGCAGCGCGGCCTCATCGCCCGTAAACTCATAGTGATCCCAGAAGCTCTTACAGAGCCACATGCCGCCGCTGGGCCACATCCCCGAATAGACTTGATCCACGGGCGCCGTCCCGCGCCAGGCGTCGGTGTTATGATGCGTCACCCACCCATTGGCGTTGTACTGTGTCTTCGCCGTGTGGCGCCCCGTCACGGAGATTTCGCCGATCATATCGAACAACGGCTCGTAACATTCGATCAAGTTCGCGGGCGCGGCGGGCCAGTAGTTCATCTCCGTATTGATATTGATGGTGTACTTGGAATCCCACGGCGGATTCATCTCATGGTTCCAGAGTCCTTGCAGCGTTGCGGGCTGATTGCCGGGGCGCGAGCAAGAGATCAAAAGATATCGCCCGAATTGGAAGTGCAGCGCCGTAAGGCTGGGGTCCTGACCGTTCTGAAAAGCAACCACACGCTCGTCGGTCGGCAGCTTCGCGGCGGGCGATGTCCCCAGATCGATCTCGACACGCCGGAACATCCTCTGATAATCGTCGACATGCGCCGAACGGATCCGTTCGTACGGCTTTTTCGCGGCGGCGTCCAGATACCCCAGCGCCAGCGCGGCGGCGTCGCCGCTCACGTCCTGATAGTTCTTATAGCTGGTCGCGATGGAGATCAGCAGCGTCACGGCATTCGCACCTTCGACCGTCAGCGTTCCCGCCTCAGAATGCACGCGCCCGCCTTCGGCCAGAACGCGGGCAAGCGCCTGGAACTTCACCGCGCCGGCGACGCCGCCGTGATCGCCGCTCGTTCCGTCGATCGCAATGGTGTGGGCGTCGGGACTGGAGCTTGTCGTCTTTTGCGGGCTGTCGAAGGCGACGCTGAAGCCGATCTTGCCGGGCTTGCTGGCCGTCAGACGCATAACGATCACATTGTCGGGCGCGCTGGCGAACGCCTCGCGCTGGTATTGGACGCCGCCAGCGCGATACTGAACATGCGTCCGCGCCGAACTCACATCCAGATCGCGGCGATACTCCGAAGCATTTTCTTGATCGGCGAAGGTCAGCTTGAGATTGCCGACGGTCTGATACGGCATTTGGCCGGCGGGCTTGCCCATGAACTTCGCATTGACCAGCTCTTCGGCCTCATGGAACTTGTCCTCAAAGACCAACTGCCGTATCTGCGGCAACGCGGCGAGCCCCTCGGGATTATCGTAATTGTGCGGCCCTCCGCCCCAGAGCGTTCCCTCGTTCAGCTGGAGCGTCTCCGTCCCCACTCCCCCGAAGACCATCGCGGCGATGCGCCCGTTGCCGATCGGCAGAGCTTCCAGCCATTCGCGGGCGGGCTTGCGATACCACAGCGCCAGCGCGTTCTCCGGTCCGGCGACGGCGCCCACGACATCGGGCGTCCAATTCGTGTTCATCAATATCAATGCTCCATGGATCGGGGCGATCGTCTTCCCCGGATTAGCCGGAAACGTCCACTCGCCGACAGCTCCTGTCAGACGCGTGTTTGGGTTTGCAAAGCGCTGGGCGATTTCCTCCGAAGTCAGCGCGCGCGAGTACACGGCGGCGCGCAGAATTCGGCCGTGAAACAGATTCGCGCCATCGGGATCGGCGCCGATTGTCAGCGGCGTCCGGGGAGTGGTCATGGCTGGAAAGTCGCCATCCATGACGGCGGCGACCTGCTGGCCGTCGAGATAAAGCGCGAACATCTTGCCCGACGCACTGTAAACGCCCGCGACATGCGTCCATCGGTCGGCGGCGAGCCTGGCGTCAAACGAACAGCTCCCCTTCCTCGTGATCATGCGCAGGGAATTGCCGGGATATGTATCGAGCGTAAATCCCTCCGACGTCCCGGCGATCAGCTTATCCAGAATCCGGCCGCCCCCCTGCTCCATCGGCGCGGCCTTCACCCACGTCTCCAGCGTCACGGCGTCCGTCAGATCCAGCGCCGGATCTAACTTACTGCGCACCAAGGGCTGCTGCGGCCCGAGCGGCATGCCCTCATCGGCCGCCGCGCCGCCGGCCGGCGGGTCCCCATGGGCTTGCCAGGGCTGGAGAAGAAGCGGACCGGCGATGGCCGCGCCAAGACCGGCTTTGAGAAAATCGCGTCGCTGCATGGAAAAAATACACCTTTTGCTTAATATGGTTCTACCACCCCACGCTTCGCGCAGCCCTTGCAAACCCACCCCCGGCCTTTGGCCGACCCCTCCCGCCGACGGGAAGGGTTTGTAGGATTGCCTCTAACGGAAGGCGCCTGCGATAACACGCTCTGAAATAACCCTTCCCGTCGGCGGGAGGGGTCGGCCGAAGGCCGGGGGTGGGTTTGCAAGGACCGCACGAAGCGCCGGGGTGGGTTTGAACGCAAACCACTCCAAATTGAACAAATTCCCATCGCCGCCCACATAAACCAGACACAGCGTATGCGCGCCCTTCACATGCTCGGTCAGTTCGCACGTTTGGGTCGTCCACGCCTGCCAGTTCCCGGTCGGCGGCGCAGGGCATGTTCCGATGAGTTTGCCGGTGGGGGTGTCCAGGCGCAATTCGATTTTGCCGCCCGAGCCCGCGCTCGCGACGCGGGCTTTGAACTGCGTCATGCCGGTGAAGTTGACGCCTCGGTACACCGTGTAATCTCCATTGGAGATCGAGCCGATGTCCTGACCGCTTTCGCTGCAATTCTCTGTCTTGAGGCCGCCGTGGGAATCGGTAAATTCCGACGCCTGGGTTGGAATGACGAGCTTTTGGCCGATGTAGGGAGCGCACAGCGGATCGCCGACGCAGACGCCTTCCCAGCCGATGTACTTTGTCCCCGAGTAAAAGCTCTCGGCCATCGTATACCCGGAGAGGTAATGGCTCAGGTCGAGCGTGGGAGACGAGGTGCCGTCGAGGATTGGTTCGCCGACATATCCTTGGCAGCAGGTCACGCCGTGCGCGATGAGGTCGGCGATCAGCGACTGACCGCCCGTGGTCGGCAGGAACGTTCGGCCACCGGTGGAGACTGCGGTGTCGGCCATGGAGCCTGGCAGGAATCGCAGGGACTGGTACGCCTGCGGATCGTAGTGGCTGTCATTGCTCCCATAGGAGAAGTAGCCGAGCAGGTCGGTTTTGTCGCCGACAAACTTCTGCGTCATCTCCGTGGTGTGAGGAATGCCGGTCGCCTCCAGAATATCGTTCATCCGAAGCATGTCGCCGAACCAATCGCCCCATGGCTCCTCGGTGGTGACATTCGTGCTGGGGACGACCAGCGGAAACTTTGTCTTATCGCCCAGGCCAAAATCCGGTTCGATATCGAACAGAATATCGCCTTGGATATGTGTGCGCTCCGCCGTCAGGGCTTGGTCGACCAGGCCCATGGCGTCCGCCTGCGTGTAACCGTCCAGGCGCGTCACGAGATACCCGCCGAATTTCGCATGAGTGAAGGGCTCGGACGCATGATAGTAGTGGTTCACCCACCCTGTCCCCACGGTTCCCGACCCTACCAGACTGGCCTTCACCGCATTGGGAAGCGTGGGATAATCGATGGCCGCCAGGTAACTGTCCAGCGACGGCATCTGCGGCCCCTGCCCGCCTTCCCGCTCGCCGGTCCCCGCGTCCCGAATCCGGATCGGAACGCCCTTCGTCAGCACGATAAAATTGATATTCTTATGTTGCGCCAGATAGGCGCTCACGGGAGCGGCGATCTTCGCCGTGTAATCGTCGATCGAAATCGTCTCATCGTCGGTCTTCAGCGCGGAGTCCGCGCAGTGGATCGTGACAACATTGGTAATATGACGCTTCGCCTCATAGTCCTTTGCTACCGTCGTGGAGATCGGGCTATCGGCGTTATAGACGAGCAGCACTTCGCTCGATTTTCTTTGCGCGTAGGCCGCGCCGGATATGGCGATTGAGGCGAGAACAAACAGTGAAAAAACGCGAACGGAGGACGTCATGAGCATGGATCGGCCTTTCGATTACAGGGCGCAAACTCTGTTTACCCTATGGTTTACAGAGATTACGCCCCGCAGAGCCGATTTCCTCCTTGATTCTCTTCCGTCTGGATTTTCGGGGCAACTTCAAGAACCGTTACGGGGTAAAGCCCACGTTGCCGGATCCGCTGGTCGTGAAGTTGGCGGAGGATGCGTTTTTGGTGTACGCCGGCTGCCCGGCGTTCAGGCCCTGAACGATGTCGTCGATGAACGCAGCATTGCCGTGCGCCGACGAGTCGATGACAATGCCCGCCAGGCCCGGCGAAGCAATATTATTGTAGTAAATCCCCATATTGGTGCCGGAGAAGATGTCCATGCCGTCGAACATCGAGCCCTGGATCGTGTTGCCGCAGACCGTCACGTTGTTGACCGAAGTCGTCGTGCCGGTGACGCCGACGCCCATTCCGGGGTACTTGTTGCCATAGCCGAAGCTCCCGCCGCGCAGGACCGTGTTGCCTTCGATATATCCGGTGAGGAGCGAGCCTGCGGAGCCGTTGCCCGTGAATACTCCGATGCTGATCCCGTACTCCTTCACAGAATCCATGCACAGGTTGTTCGCCACGAAATCATTGGTCCCGCCATAGATTCCGATGTTGTTCGCCCACCAGGGAGCGACCACCGTGTTGTTCAGGACCGTGATATTAGTCATCTGCTGCGACGTCGAGTCGTCGTTGATCGCGATGCCGTCATCCCCCGTGCCGCGCACAAAATTGTTCTGCGCCGTCAGGTTGTTGCCGACATTGTTGGTGTTGCCGTTGTTCAGGTTGATCCCGTCCGCCCAGGTGCTGTCGACACGGCAGTTCTGCACGACGCCGTTCGTCCCGTCCGCCCAAACCCCTGCGCCTTCGTGCTGGATCCAGAGACTATCGATCAACCAGTTGCTGCCCTTGATATTGATCGCGCCGCCATTGCCGTCGCCCGCGCCGGGCGACAAAGCGACTCCGTCGATCGCGAAGTTCTTGAGCGTGCAGGAGTACGGTGAAAATACGTTGTTCGTTGAGCTTGCCGGTAGCGGCGGGTTGTAGTAGATGGTGCTGTACCACATGCCGGCGCCCTGGATCGTAATCCCATTCGCGCTGAGCCCAGACGTCGTGTTGAGGTAGTAAGTCCCCTGCGGAATCCAAACGCTCTTGCCCTGGGATTGCGCGTCGTTGATACAGTTCTGGATCGCAGCCGTGCTATCCGAGCCGCTGTTGTTCGCCACCGCGCCATAAGTCGCAATGCTCAGCGAATTCGCCGGCTGAGTCAGCGCGGCCGGTGGAGCTTCCAGATCGACCACATCGATGTTGTAGTAGGACGCCGAGTTCGCCGAATCTTTCTCCAGTCGGATCGTGCTTCCGGCCGCGACCCCCGCGCCGGTGATGAACGCATGCGTCTCGTCCCAGAAGATATGTGGATTCCCAGCCGACGGTGATTGGTTGAAGCCGTCGTAGTTCGCGTCCGTCTCGTAAACCCAGGTCTGCTTGGAGTTGACGTTGATCGCCTGCCGGAACGTTCCGTTCACATAAAGATCGAGTGTGGACGTAACGCCGCCGCCGCCCGACGAATCTGGAATGGAATAACGAACATTGATCGCATTGATACTATGCCCGGTATTGTTGGTCCACTGCACGTACTGCCCGGTTGCCGCCAGATGCGTGTAGGCGTGTCCCGAGGCTTCCAACTGCGGACTGGAGAACTTGGTTGTCGGCGGCGCGGTCAGCGAGACCGTCGTGGCTCCGCCGCCCAGCGTCCCGCTCTCTCCTTCATACGAAACAAACGGCGTCGCCGCGCCGATTTGTACCGGAGTAATGAGCCATTGCTGGTTCGTGTTGGACAGATTGGCGTCCCACTGCCACACGACCGTCCCATTGGATGTCGATCCCGTATTGTCGAGAGCCTTGCCGCTGGATGCGCAGACCAGCTGATAGTAGCCGCCTCCCGCGCTGTTGATCGTCCACGCCTGATTGCTGTTGGTCGTGCTGGACGTATACTGCTTCACAGGGTCGCCATTGGTCGTCGAGCCGCCGTTGTCGAGCGCCATTCCGCTCGTCGCCGAAATTAACTGCCACTTCCCGCCGGATAGGCTGATAAATCGCCACTGCTGATTCGAATTGCCCGGCACATTGGTCCATTGCCCCATGTTCGAGCTCAGCGAGGACGAGCCTCCGTTGTCCAGATATTCGCCGCCCGTCTTGCACTGAAGACGATACAAAGCCCCGGAGCTAAACTGCGCCCGCGCCGGCGTCGCCCAAAACGCCGTGGCCACGGCGAGCGCGCCGGCGCTCACCAAGATTGCGATAGTAGTCTTCAAAACAACACTCCTCCATCGGATAATTCGAACCCGGCCTCACGATCATCGCCTGCCCAAACGCTTGCATTCCACTGAATTGCAATAATATCAACAAAACACATCTCAAGAATCCGCCTGAACTCCGCCGAAAGAGATATAATACTCATCGGACAACAACGACAACCTTCCGGGACACGCCCATTATACCCTAGTGTTTTTATCGTGTCAAGAAATAATATTGGACTCTCCATGACCACCATCACGCTGGACCTGACCACAGCCGAACTGGCGCTGCTCCATCGCCGCGCCGACGCCGACGGCGTCACCATCATCGCGGTTTTGCACACCCTCATCGCCCAGCTCGCACCGCAAGCGCCGGCGGAGCCGCCGCGCGATTTCGGCGCCGCCCTCAGCGCCCTGCGCGGCGAACCCATGAGCGACGATCCCGAGGAGATCGCCGAACGCGAGCGGGAAAACACGGAGATGCAAAACAACATCGCGCGCTGGCGCGCGGAGCAGGACTTAGAAAAGTGAGAAGTCAATCGAAAGCTATTTTGTTACCTTGCCTCGATGATAAACCACTTGCCGTGCATTCGCCGATGCAACAAAATGCGCTATATTACGCGGTGAGACTTCCACACCGTTAGGTATCTGTTTGCAGCCTATGAATTCGATTGCGTTTTCGGGTTTAATATTGTTGATGTAATAATTTGAAATTTTTACATTCTGAAACGTGCTGCTTTTGAAATGAATGGGACGCATGCCATCAATCACCACATTCCGCAATTGCGCGTTTGAAAAATCAATTCGTACCGAATTCGCCTTCGTATACTCGTTGAGTGGATTTTTCAAATCGAAACTCGGCCTTTCTGCTACAGGGCGTATGAGTTGGATATTCTCAAAGGGACCAACATATGTATAAACATAACTATCGGATGAATCCGGAGGGGTGCTAAATTCACAGTCAATTAATTTTGAATTACGCCAGTCCTTCATTCCAGAAAGTGAATCTCGGTAAAAAGAACAACGAATAAACGTTGTGTGATCTATGTAACAGCTATTTTCCCAAGAAAAGGCATCCATTAGTCTCCCAAACGCAAACCTAGGACTTCTGAGTTTACGTGGATAATTCCTCAAATCGATATCCACAACTTTCATATCCGAAAGATCCACTGCCCTAATATATCGGGCATTAATGCACCATTGAGTACAGTTGGTCTTGAATAAATCCCAATCAGACACCTGACGCATATCGCTAAACGCGGTGTTTTCGTTGCTGGCGTAATAATATCGGTTCTGCTCAAAATTACCGAACATCCACATCAATAATGCAATCACTCCGCCGATTAATAACAATGCCGCATATATCCATGTAAAGGAGATCAATCCCGCTGAGAAGTAATGCGGGATAGCGAGCGTAACTAGGCGCATACGTTTTCTGCGGTCAACAGACAAACGTGAAAGTCGGAATCTAAACTTTCCCATACTGTAATTCAGACGCGCCGCTAAGAAAATACCGCTTAGAGCCGATGTACAGAGAATTACGATTGCTGCTGCGAGCATAACGAGCGTGTAGAGGTAGATTAAACATGGACTGATAGCAAAAGTACGAAAAAGTAGAAACATGGCGATCAGCCACACACCAGAGAGCAGTGGAAGGTTCGTAAATTTGAGAACGAGAAAGTCGGAATCCACTGCGGTAGGATCAATTCCTGCATTTTCCGCATATCGTATCTGCCGAACAGACCATCGCTTCACTCGCGCGGAAATAAGCGGCTCATATGATCCCTTAAATAGCTTCATAACGACAAGATTAAGTTTGCGGACGAAAAGACTGTCTGGCAATAAATCTGAAATTAACGTATGCTGTCCAAATGTTTGAAAAATTTGATCGTGATAAGGTACATAACATAGGATCGAGCCATTGATCGTCTTGGAGATAGTCTGTTCATACATTGCCGCAAGATGGGGAATCTTCTGATTGGAACGGACACGGTTTATGATAAGATGAATAATAGGTTGGAATTTGGACTCCGCCAGGGCGGATTTCAGGTGGTCGAGGAGGGTCAGCGTGCCAGAGAACGTAACTATATCAGGTTCATTGACCAGAATCGTCTGGTCGGCAAGAGCTGCACTCGCCGTCGTAAGACGGTCGATGCCACAAAAGCAATCGAGGATCACGCAATCAAAGCGATGGCGACTGACTAATATTCGAATTTGTTCGCGTAGTAGAAAGATTAAATGTTCTACGGTAATGGACGGATCTAGTGTAGGATGTTCCTGAGGACGTGCAGAAGGTATGAAATAGTATTGATCCTTCACCATGATAAGATCTTTCAATGGAACAGCTTCGAGACTTGCTCCACCCAGCAGATGCGCAGTTGTCAGATATGTTCGCCCTGGCCTAACGCAAGACGAAAAAAGTCCTGTTGCACCTCGGTTACTAAAGTCCAAGTCAATGACGAGAACACGTGCATTAGCCTTGCAAATCACATTGGCGATGTTAGTCGATATTGTGGTCTTCCCGCATCCTCCTTTTCCACTTGTCACCGCGATTACAGGGACGTTAATCGGGGATACTTCACTGATGTGTGGCATGCCAGGCAACCATTGAATCGGCACCTTTTTAAGGAACTCCTCACTGTGCCTTGTGGAATTGAGCTTTTCCTCCCCCGTTGCCTTTCGGTTCCAATAATATGCAATTGCGATAAATAGGGCGATGAACAAACCCAGACTATCTACTGCAAAAACACTGAATTTCAGGATCTCGATACTGCCTGTGACACTGGTATGTGAGAGACTAAAGCAGCAGAGAACGAACGTCAGGACAATCATTGTCAGGCAAATGAAATAGAATTGCTTCAGAGGAGTTTGTTCCGCCAACCATTGACTGAGACCACGAAGGGAGCTCAATCCCGTGACAGCAGCCTCCATAATATCACGTAGGGATTGAGGCTTTGTTGATTCGCTTGCCGTAGGTTCAGCCTTAGTTTGTAGATCTGATGGATTAGATAAAGTTGGATCATTTTGTTCATGTTTGATAGGCATAAAACTCTCCTCACGATATCATATTGGATTGTAATTGCTAAACGCCCAGAAATAGTTTTATTAGGTCAGGCGCTTTGTTAGTCGTGTGAACAATTCGTTCGACCTCCACTATCGTCAGAAATTAGAAACAGCTAATGATAATATCGATGTATCGGTCATTTGTAATCAATATGATTGATTGCTTTTTGATTAAATATTAAGCAGGCTTAAAAACAGAGATTGAGTAATTAATATCAATAACAACATTAACTATCGAATAATATTAAATAAAACTTGAATTTAAGTTAGTAAGGGTTTATACTTAATGTCCTTAGATATAGTTACGCTTGATAGGACATTATACTACCATTAGTCGTTGATAGTATAATATTTCGGAGATTTCACTAAACCAAATCTTGATTATTTCCAAAATGTATAACACGGCGCCGATGATTTCCCGTCCCGAGAGTTGTCCTTATTATTGAACGCACATCGCGTGAAAGGACAATTTTCCAAATGCAGCTTGAGAACAAGAATGTGGTCGTCATCGGCGGGAGCCGGGGACTGGGACGAGTGATCGCGCAGACGGCGCAGCAGGAAGGCGCTCGGGTTTTGGTGGTGGCGCGGGGCGAGGATTCGCTGGCGGAGGTTGAGCGCGATTTGCCGGGGGTTCAGACCCTGACGGCGGATGCGACGCGGGAGGAGACGCCAGGGAAGGTCTTCCGGGCGCTTCGGCCGGATGTGCTGGTGGTGTGCGGCGGGGCGATGCCTCCGTTGTCGCCGATCCACGAGCAGACGTGGGAGGAGTTCTCACGGAACTGGGATTCCGACGTGCGGTCGTCGTTTCTCTTCTGCCAGGCCGCGCTGAAGCTGCCGCTCGCGCCGGGCGCGGTGATCATCCTGATCTCCAGCGGCGCGGCGGTGGCGGGATCAGCGATCTCCGGAGGATACGCGGGATCGAAGCGCACGCAGATGTTTATGGCGGATTACTGCCAGAGCGAATCCGAACGCGCCGATCTGGGTCTGCGATTTGTGGCGATCGCGCCGGGGCGCATTATGGCTGAGACGGAGTTGGGCAAGGCGGCGATTGCGGGGTATGCGGCGCGCCTGGGGATCTCGGAGGCGGATTTCATTCAAAGCATGGGATTCCCGCCGACACTGCAGCAGGTCGCGGACGCGTTGGTCGAGGCCGCGACGACGCCTGGAGCCAAGTCGGGGAATGTCTTCCTCGTTTCTGGGAAGGGAGTGGAGCCGTTTTGAACGCTATGACCGATCGGGACGCGTTTCAGGAGATGGCGGAACGGTATCGCGGCGCCCTGCATCTGCATTGCTACCGGATGCTGGGATCGCTCCACGACGCCGAGGACTGCGTGCAGGAAACCTACGTGCGCGCCTGGTCGGCATTCGGCAGTTACGCGGGGATGGGGTCTCCGCGTAACTGGCTCTACAAGATCGCGACGAATACATGCCTCAACGCCCTGGCCCGCCGCGACCGTTCGCGGCGGGTCCTGCCCGAAGCGATTGGGCCGGCGTCGCGCGGGCTTCCCGAGGGGGAGCCGTCGGGCGAGATTCCCTGGCTGGAGCCATATCCCGATCTCTTATTGGCCCGCGTTCCAGACACGGCGCCGGGACCTCACGCGCGCTATGAGATGCGCGAGGCGGTGGAGTTCGCATTTGTCGCCGCCATCCAGTACCTTCCCGCGCGCCAGCGCGCCGCCCTGCTGCTCTGTGATGTCCTGGGCTGGTCGGCGGCGGAGACGGCGGCGCTGCTCGAAGGATCCGTGGCCTCGGTCAACAGCGCCTTGCAGCGCGCCCGCGCGACGCTCGCCAAAGCTATGCCGGGCGCTCGCCCCGTGGCGCCAGACAGCACGCAAAGCCGATTGCTCGATCGTTATATGCAGGCGTGGGAGAGCAAGGATGTCGCGGGTTTCGCCGCTCTGCTCAAAGAAAACGCCGTCCTGAGCATGCCGCCGTGGATCCAGTGGTATGTCGGACGCAACGCCATTCGTGAATTCTTTGACTGGGCCTGGAATTCCGAGAATTACGGAGGTTTCCAACTGACTCCGACTTCGGCGAACGCGAGCCCTGCGTTCGCTCTGTACAGCCGTACTTATGAAGAGAACGCGCCATGGCGTTCGCACTCCATTCAGATGCTGACTCTGGAGGATGACGCCATCGCCAAAATCATCCTATTCGTCAAGCCGCTCGGGCCCACGCTCTTTCCCGCGTTCGGCCTGCGCGATCACGCGCCATTTGCCAGCGAGGAACGAGAGCGGGTATCATAATTTCACCATGCCACTCCTCGAAGTCACCAATCTCACCAAGCATTACCCACTCACTCGCCAGACCGGGCCGTTCACGCATGTGATCGATCAGGTGCGCGCCGTGGACGGGGTCGATCTGACCCTGAACCCGGCGGAGACGCTTGGATTGGTCGGGGAATCGGGGTGCGGGAAGTCGACGCTGGGCCGGTGCATTCTGCGCCTGATCGAGCCGACAGGCGGAACCGTGGTCTTCTCGGGTGAGGACGTGCTGCGCTGGCCCCGCGAAACTCTGCGGCGCAATCGGACGCAGATGCAGATCGTATTTCAGGATCCGTTCGCGTCGCTGGATCCACGGCAGAACGTCGGCGCAATCCTCGCCGAGCCGCTGCTGGCGCATAATATCGTCCCAAAATCCGAAGTCAAAGCGGAAGTGTCCCGGCTGCTGGGGCTGGTCGGACTGCCGGCCGAATCGGTGTCTCGTTATCCCCATGAGTTCAGCGGCGGCCAGAGGCAGCGCATCGGCATCGCGCGCGCGCTCGCGCTGCGCCCGAAGCTGATCGTCGCCGACGAGCCGGTTTCAGCGCTCGACGTCTCGATCCGCGCGCAAATTTTAGATCTCTTTCAGAAAGTCCAGCGCGAAATGGGCGTCGCGCTGATCTTCATCGCGCACGACCTGGGCGCGGTGCGCCAGGTGAGCGACCGCGTCGCTGTCATGTACCTGGGCAAAATCGTGGAGATCGCCGAAGCGAACGCGCTCTACGATAATCCCCGCCACCCCTACACCCGCGCCCTGCTCGCCGCGATCCCCAGCATCGACGGCGTCAAGGCCAATACCCCCAAAGTCGAAGGCGACGTCCCCTCACCCATCGACCTCCCGTCCGGCTGCCGCTTCCGCACCCGCTGCCCGTTCGCCGAAGCGATCTGCGCCGAACAAGAGCCCCCGCTCGCGGCGTTCGACGGCGGGGAGGCAGGCCACGCGTCCGCCTGTCACTTCGCGGCGA from Capsulimonas corticalis harbors:
- a CDS encoding RICIN domain-containing protein; this translates as MKTTIAILVSAGALAVATAFWATPARAQFSSGALYRLQCKTGGEYLDNGGSSSLSSNMGQWTNVPGNSNQQWRFISLSGGKWQLISATSGMALDNGGSTTNGDPVKQYTSSTTNSNQAWTINSAGGGYYQLVCASSGKALDNTGSTSNGTVVWQWDANLSNTNQQWLITPVQIGAATPFVSYEGESGTLGGGATTVSLTAPPTTKFSSPQLEASGHAYTHLAATGQYVQWTNNTGHSINAINVRYSIPDSSGGGGVTSTLDLYVNGTFRQAINVNSKQTWVYETDANYDGFNQSPSAGNPHIFWDETHAFITGAGVAAGSTIRLEKDSANSASYYNIDVVDLEAPPAALTQPANSLSIATYGAVANNSGSDSTAAIQNCINDAQSQGKSVWIPQGTYYLNTTSGLSANGITIQGAGMWYSTIYYNPPLPASSTNNVFSPYSCTLKNFAIDGVALSPGAGDGNGGAINIKGSNWLIDSLWIQHEGAGVWADGTNGVVQNCRVDSTWADGINLNNGNTNNVGNNLTAQNNFVRGTGDDGIAINDDSTSQQMTNITVLNNTVVAPWWANNIGIYGGTNDFVANNLCMDSVKEYGISIGVFTGNGSAGSLLTGYIEGNTVLRGGSFGYGNKYPGMGVGVTGTTTSVNNVTVCGNTIQGSMFDGMDIFSGTNMGIYYNNIASPGLAGIVIDSSAHGNAAFIDDIVQGLNAGQPAYTKNASSANFTTSGSGNVGFTP
- a CDS encoding glycosyl hydrolase family 95 catalytic domain-containing protein, encoding MQRRDFLKAGLGAAIAGPLLLQPWQAHGDPPAGGAAADEGMPLGPQQPLVRSKLDPALDLTDAVTLETWVKAAPMEQGGGRILDKLIAGTSEGFTLDTYPGNSLRMITRKGSCSFDARLAADRWTHVAGVYSASGKMFALYLDGQQVAAVMDGDFPAMTTPRTPLTIGADPDGANLFHGRILRAAVYSRALTSEEIAQRFANPNTRLTGAVGEWTFPANPGKTIAPIHGALILMNTNWTPDVVGAVAGPENALALWYRKPAREWLEALPIGNGRIAAMVFGGVGTETLQLNEGTLWGGGPHNYDNPEGLAALPQIRQLVFEDKFHEAEELVNAKFMGKPAGQMPYQTVGNLKLTFADQENASEYRRDLDVSSARTHVQYRAGGVQYQREAFASAPDNVIVMRLTASKPGKIGFSVAFDSPQKTTSSSPDAHTIAIDGTSGDHGGVAGAVKFQALARVLAEGGRVHSEAGTLTVEGANAVTLLISIATSYKNYQDVSGDAAALALGYLDAAAKKPYERIRSAHVDDYQRMFRRVEIDLGTSPAAKLPTDERVVAFQNGQDPSLTALHFQFGRYLLISCSRPGNQPATLQGLWNHEMNPPWDSKYTININTEMNYWPAAPANLIECYEPLFDMIGEISVTGRHTAKTQYNANGWVTHHNTDAWRGTAPVDQVYSGMWPSGGMWLCKSFWDHYEFTGDEAALRRHYPIMKGAAEFFLDTLVEHPVQQYLVTNPSVSPEIPHAGGYICAGPTMDNQLLRDLFDACVAAAELFGEDADFAARVKATRARLAPDRVGKAGQLREWLDDWDMESPDMHNRHVSHLYGLFPSHQITRRGTPELFAAASKSLEIRGDDATGWSMGWKINLWARLEDGDHAHKLLAMLLTPQRTAPNLFDLHPPFQIDGNFGAVSGICEMLLQSHSQEIHLLPALPSAWPTGRIHGLRARPGAEIDLSWNNGKLASATIRSQHAGALRIRSAAPLSVTEHGRPVASSQDGDVIIFTAAKGGTYAVRPA
- a CDS encoding TIGR03790 family protein, with amino-acid sequence MLMTSSVRVFSLFVLASIAISGAAYAQRKSSEVLLVYNADSPISTTVAKDYEAKRHITNVVTIHCADSALKTDDETISIDDYTAKIAAPVSAYLAQHKNINFIVLTKGVPIRIRDAGTGEREGGQGPQMPSLDSYLAAIDYPTLPNAVKASLVGSGTVGTGWVNHYYHASEPFTHAKFGGYLVTRLDGYTQADAMGLVDQALTAERTHIQGDILFDIEPDFGLGDKTKFPLVVPSTNVTTEEPWGDWFGDMLRMNDILEATGIPHTTEMTQKFVGDKTDLLGYFSYGSNDSHYDPQAYQSLRFLPGSMADTAVSTGGRTFLPTTGGQSLIADLIAHGVTCCQGYVGEPILDGTSSPTLDLSHYLSGYTMAESFYSGTKYIGWEGVCVGDPLCAPYIGQKLVIPTQASEFTDSHGGLKTENCSESGQDIGSISNGDYTVYRGVNFTGMTQFKARVASAGSGGKIELRLDTPTGKLIGTCPAPPTGNWQAWTTQTCELTEHVKGAHTLCLVYVGGDGNLFNLEWFAFKPTPALRAVLANPPPAFGRPLPPTGRVISERVIAGAFR